The genomic segment GGCTAGCACCATACCGCCATTCGGCAGCGGGGTTCGTCCGGACAGGGCATCAACGAAGTGCTTGACCAGAGTGAGTTCGTGGGCGTGAATCGGTCGTGTCTCGGCATCCAGGTATGCAGAATCGCGCATCACATGGTCAAAGGCGTCGAGGGAGTACATTATGCTTGGCCGACCAGCATCGCGGAGGGACAGTTCGGACCAAAGGGCTTTCCACACTGGCCAGGCAAGATCATGGTCTTGAACACCAATCGCAGCGAGGCGGTCGAGAGATGCATTAGGCGGTATGGGGACGCCAATATCGTGTTGTTGCTTCACCTGAAGCGTAGATAGCAGAGCGCCATTGGCCTTGATAACATTGTCCAGCAGCTTCGCGGTATATGTCGGCTGCATGTACATGGTGCCTTGTTCCGTCTCGATGGGCTCATATGCGGTGAAAGCATTGGTGAGATCTTTGGCGTCGGGTACGTGGATGACGATCCATTTGTGAAGGGAGGCCATAGCCATGGCCTGCAGCTGCAATACACTCTTCCCGCTCCCTCGCGCGCCGTAAAGGACCTTGCGTACCGTCCTTCCCTCTTGCGCTGCCTCCACAATCCATTCCAGATCGCCGGCAAGCTCTACCGTCTCCTTCCTGACGAGCGTTGCGGGTCGACGAAACAGGCTCCATCCTTGCGTGGTTTTGAAGGCCTCTAGAGCGCGGATCTTGTCCACAGTCTCGGTCTGCAGACCGACCACGCTGCCCCGAAGCTCTCGCAGCTGCGCGATCTTCGCAGTGCCTGGGCTCAAGTCGGGCAAGCCCGGCACTTCCAATGCGTTCGAATTGCTGAGGACGACTCGCTTCCGCAGTGCCTTCCTCTCACCGACCGCCGGAGGACGCGCCGTCGCCGCTCGCTTGTTCTTGTTCAGGCGCAATGTCTTGCCCGGTCGTGCTGTTGGCCTCGCGAcgacagccttcttcttcggcgggtTCGCGGCGAGGGAGGAAGAGGTCGAGAAGGCGGTGCGGCCGGGGGTTGGCGTCTCGACGGCGTGCAGAGAGCGCCGCAGGCAGCGGAGAcacagcgacgatggcatGGAGGCGGGCATGCTGCTGCCGATTGCGATCTCGCGACGCGGACGTGGATGGGTGGAAtgtgtggcagcagcacggAGTCGATGCGTGCGGCGACTCGGAGGTGCCGCAAACGGAAGCATTCCGCTGCTGCACTTTACACTTCACTTCGCCCGACCTTAGACAGAGACAACTCCACCTTGACCATGTTCGTCGACTTGGCGCAGTGCTCACCAAGAGACTCCCCATTCAATGACCATGGTCATGGCGGTCCCGCGGTATGCTGGATGCGAACCTGCTCCAGAGCATTGACACCACAATTGACCAGACATGGCCGGTAAACGATATCCCTCCACAATTACGGTAGGTCATTTCTGGACAACCCGTTTGCGTGACACGTCTGAAGACGGTAGCGTGGATGCACGCGGCGACTCGATGGTAGCATTGGCACGTGCAAGGCCCTGAATGGAGACTGCCGGATCTGTCTCCTCTGACAATCGTCCGCTTCCGGCAAACAATGCGAACAAAGACACAATGGAGACGGTATACTCCCTGAGATGCCGCAACGATGCTCTCCGAAGCGTATCATCCCAAGTCACATCGCAATTTCAGGGCTGCACACCAGCCCAACTACACTATTTCCAATGTCTGGAACCAGAAGAAGTGCTCGTCTGCAGAAAGCACCCCTCGAGTACACGACCAGCGTTGACCCGGTGGCCATCGAGAGAGCGGCCAGTGCTGCTCGTCGTAGAGCCCAAGCTGCGGCAGTCGGCAGCCCTCGGCCTCGGGCGACTACGCAGAATCGCGGTCGCGGAGCCCGAGGTAAGCGGAGGGGAACGGGAGGTCGTGCGGCAAGGGGAGGCCGTGGAGCACGAGCAGGTCGGGGAGCaagaggaggtcgaggcgGCAGAGGTGGCACCGCTGCACCAGGACCCTCCGTTCCGACTTCAACTCCCCTGCCCAGTTCACCGCCGCTGCCGAGTTCACCGCCACTGCCTACTGGATACGTGAACAACCCGGCCACGCCCGATGTCCCAACATCAACCACCGACCAAGTGACGACTCCCTCCGGTCCAAATGCCACTGCACCGTCAGCCTCGGTGGAACGGAATGGCACCTCACAACAACCTGATGAAGCAATCTCAAGAGcatcagcagaagctggaaatGCTGCCCACAGCACTCCCACCCGCACATCCCCAGCGTCCAGGCCCGGTCCCAATACCTCCTCACCCACAGGAGCGAGAGGCCCTACACCAGGCCCTTCTAGACAGCAAGCCGGACGAGCCAACCTTGCCGATTCGGA from the Cercospora beticola chromosome 9, complete sequence genome contains:
- a CDS encoding mitochondrial 37S ribosomal protein mS29 (BUSCO:EOG092625U6~antiSMASH:Cluster_6) gives rise to the protein MPSSLCLRCLRRSLHAVETPTPGRTAFSTSSSLAANPPKKKAVVARPTARPGKTLRLNKNKRAATARPPAVGERKALRKRVVLSNSNALEVPGLPDLSPGTAKIAQLRELRGSVVGLQTETVDKIRALEAFKTTQGWSLFRRPATLVRKETVELAGDLEWIVEAAQEGRTVRKVLYGARGSGKSVLQLQAMAMASLHKWIVIHVPDAKDLTNAFTAYEPIETEQGTMYMQPTYTAKLLDNVIKANGALLSTLQVKQQHDIGVPIPPNASLDRLAAIGVQDHDLAWPVWKALWSELSLRDAGRPSIMYSLDAFDHVMRDSAYLDAETRPIHAHELTLVKHFVDALSGRTPLPNGGMVLAAVSQSNRAATHTLDECLERNDAIQDGRKVKDWDPYVAHDQWVQEVMETVGVRKLEGLTKAEARGIMEYYARSGMLRANVTDSLVSETWTLAGGGIIGQLEHGSVRARI